A segment of the Candidatus Sumerlaea chitinivorans genome:
CAGCATGTGGCGTTTTTATCGCAAGCATTATAGTCGCGGCATTGTCCTCGTGGACGTAGCCACTTTCGTGGGAATTGCGTTACGTTGTGGCCTTATGCTTGCACATACGTGGGTCACTCATCGTTTCCGCAAAGGAGAAAAAGGATGAGCCGAGCATTTGTCGAACTCCTGATCGGCGCCGTGGCTTGCCTTGCCGGCATGGTGCTCGGTTACCGTGGCTGGAAACGCTCGCAACCAACTGGTTCCGTCCGCTCATCGCAAGTCTCTTACTATGCAGCGGCGCCTCTCGTGGGCGGATTTGTTGCCGGATTGCTGGTGCTGATCGCAGCACTCCAAACAATCGTTGGAACGAATGATCGGTTTTATAGTGTCACCAGTGCTTTGCGAGTTTCGCTCGGCGTGCTGGTTGGTGTTCTTCTGATTTTCGCTGGGTACTATCGTTATCGGCCCTATTCAGAGGTCGAGGATCGGGGGGCGGCCGCGTCATCCGCATCTTCCAATCGTGTGTGCGGGCTGCCGCACTGGCTGTACCGCCTTATCCTCGAAGTCCTTGCCGGATTGAGTGCCGTGGCTGTTGGCGTGCAATTCTCCATCCTCAGTATTGGTGCTGGGAAGGAAATCGCGCTGGGCGGTTGGTCACTCATCCTTACCCTCGCGTGGATTCTGCTGGCGATGAATGTCGTGAAGCTGCTTGATGGATTAGAGGGGGCAGTGGTGGTTCTCGTGCTCGTTGCGGCAGTTGCGGTGTGTTATACCACCCTCGGGACCGGTGAACATTTTCTCAATGCGCTGAGTGCGTGTCTGATCGGTGCCTCACTGGCTGCTCTTCGCTTTAACGCCTATCCTGCGCGACTATCGCTGCGCGGACCGGGTACTGCGTGTGCCGGATACCTCTTCGCCGTACTAACCGTCTTAGCCCGCCAGAAAACAGTAGCCGCATTGCTCCTCATTTTCCCCGTCTTTTTAATTTTGCTTATTCTTGCCGGTGCGATGTTGTCAGTTTTGGAACGTACTTTGTTTTCGGCGAATGAGGATCGTGAGGGATGACATCAACACCCCTGTTGGACTCTGATGGGCAGGATGCCTGCAAAGCAGCAAAATCGTGTGCGACGCCGAATACTCCGATCGTTCTGGCTTCGGCCTCACCGCGGCGCCGCGAGCTTTTGGAGAAAATCGGATTACAATTCGTGGTTGCTCCCGCCGACGTGAATGAGGAGGCCCTACCTTATCGCACACCACGCGAGCTCGCAATCAAGGCAGCTTTTGCCAAGGCGTGCGCGATAGAACCTCGCTTTCCACGAGCCATTTTGCTTGCTGCGGATACCGTCGTTGCCCTCGACGGGAAAGTGTACGGCAAGCCAGTTACGCCTGACGACGCCGCGCGCATGCTCCGCGAGTTGAGTGGCCGACGCCACAGCGTGATTACGGGAGTCGTCGTGAAGGAATCCGGGAAAATGGCAGTGTTGGACGCGGTCGAGACGTGGGTATCGTTCCGCGAACTCACGGAGACAGAAATTGAGAACTACGTCGCATCCGGAGAGCCCATGGATAAGGCCGGCGCCTACGCCATCCAAGGCGGAGCGAGTGCGTTTGTGACGCATATCGAGGGAGACTATTGGAATGTGGTGGGGTTACCAGTCGCGCGACTCGTTGAACTGCTGGGCTCCTTTTTGGATGTCCGCCCCTTCCAGCAGAAGCTCCGCGAGTTGCGTACTCAAGTTCCTGTGCTCGGTCCACAGTTCCAGAATCCTGCGGAAGGATAGTAAGGAATGCCGAAGCCGAATATAAAGCAAGTCGAACGCCCGTGGTTTCGGCTCACGCTGGTCTTGCTTTGTGGCATTGGATTCTACTTGGGGCGCCTGATTTGGAGCGCAGATCAGCTTCCCGGCTGGCTGAATTCGCCTTCCGTCGCCGTGTTTTACCCTATTGCGCAAAGTCTTTCGCAGATCCATGCTGGGACCGCCTCAACGAAGCTTCCCCTTTGGCATCCGCTACTGGGTACTGGCGTCCCCTTATGGGCTACGTGGGAGGGACAGAACATCTGCGGAAACCCCATTCAGTGGCTGCTGAGTTTCTCAGATTGGACAGCTCGTCTACGGTGGCTTGTCACCATTGAGTTGTGTTTGGCGGCAGTGGCATTTTGGCGGTTTGTTGTGCTACTGCGGATGCCTGCCCCCCTCGCATCGTTAGCGACCATCCTATTTGCGGGAAACCCGTGGCTTGTGGGACAAGTTTGGAATGGGCGCTATGACGTGGGGTTGGCTGCAATTTGCGTCCCGTGGGCCTTGCATACACTCGTGCGCCGACGCAGAGAGAAAAGCTTCTCTCCCGTGGGACAATGTTTCCATGCTGGATTACGCCTTGCACCCGTTGCTTTCACCAATGGGTTGGCCGCATGGGCAGTCATCGTTGGAGCTGCGCTGTGGGTAGCCTCAATATGGAAGAGTGGGCTGGAAGCGGACAGCAAACGTGGGTGGTTTTTTTCGCCAAAGGCTATCTTGCGGTGGGGAAGAGCGATCCTTGGCACAACCGCCTTGGTCGGTTTGCTGTGCGCTCCATCCCGTTTCCCTTCGTGGGAACTGTTGGCAAACAGTGTGTCTATCCCATTCGGTTTGCCAAACTACGACAGCCATCTCTCAGACCTCTTAGGAGCATTTGTGCCGGTGGTGCTCATGGAGCATCTATCGACTGGCGCGGAGGCTGGGACGTCAGAGCTCCATTCTCTCGTACCACGCAAATTTGCTTTTCCTTACTATGGACTAATCTTTGCGGGAGTAGCTTACGGAGTCGTGCGGCTTCTGGTTGCGGCGCGCAATTCGCACCTTGCCCGGTCACAACTTCGAAATCCGCGGGTGTGGCTTCAACTGATTGGGCGGGCAGCCGTGTTATGGGCAACGTTGATTGTCTTTGAACACGGATTGCATCGCTGGCAACTGGGGACATTGTGGGGGATTTCCATCCCTGCTTTAGGCTTCGTGGTGGTACTGAGCGCCCTTGCTATCGCGATTCCCCAGGCTGTCGTCGTATGGCCCCGCTCCCAGCGCGAGCGGGGCCACTGGATTGCGCTCTATGCGTCACTGGCAGCCGCCTACCTTGCCTTTGCCTGTGCGATCTGGATCCTACCTGATACCATATGGACAAACTTAGTGGGGGGTGGGCATAGCAAAAGTACCGAGGTCCGAACAGCATTCGACTCGATGCCGACGTCGGCTGAACCGCCTGCCTTAGGTGTGGAGTCTTCCAAATCAGATGCTCTGTTTGTGTGTGTAAGGCAAGCGGTGTTGGCTTTGCTTTTTGTCCTTTGCCTCGTGGGTACAATGAAGGGCGAAACGCGCCGCCGCTTACTCTGGTTGATTGTTGTCCTTACGCTTGTGGATTTGCGTATGGCGTCGGCTCCCCTGATGGGGCTTTCCCGTATCCACGCTCTCCCCAGGTCCCCAAATCTTGACTCATCACAGGAAAATTCCTCTTCCCACCAGAGGGTCTTGGTCTTCGGTTCTCCCGAGCAAGTTTTGTTTCCCCTACTCAGTGGCAATGCGGTGCTGAATCCGCCGCTTACGAAAATCCCACAGGATTTTGGAGAAAACGCAGAGCTTTGTCCTGCGCTTTATATTTCTGATAAAAAGCGAGTTAGCAACGAAACGTTAAAGCGATTGTTTGCATCGAACGGAGTGCGGTACGCTTTTGTTGCACCCGAGAACATCCAGTTTGTTCCAGAATGGTGGGGGAGTTTGTTTCACCCGTGCCGGGAAGTGGACCGGACGCAGGGCTGGAAATGCTACAAGTTTCAGGAACCTTGGCCTCGAACAACCGTGTGGCATAGAATTGTCGGCGTGAGCGGGGGACGCGAGGGGAGGTTGCGAATCCTGACCCAAGAGTGGAGCGGATCTGAGATCTACGTGGACGGTTTGAGACAGCTTGAACCGTCGGCGCGTGACCTATTGAACTCATTGGCCCGTGGTCCTGCGTCAACAGGCAGTACCAGAGTGCTATGGGATCTCGGGAACGATTTCCTGGCCGAATGCCAGACTCAGATTCCGGGGATCATTGTTGTTCAAGATGTTACATATCCTGGATGGAAGTGTTTTGTGAATGGGGTACGCGTGTCGCCATTGCGAACAAACGGTTGGATGCGAAGCGCGTTTGTGAAAGACGGTTTCTCGCGGGTTCGTTTCCTCTTTGCGCCTTACAGCGTTCGGTTTGGGTTCTACTTTGGAGCGATTGGCTTGGGAATCCTAACCTTTGTCAGTTTTCGCAAGCGCTTTACCGGTTAAGCGCTTAGCAACCGTCGCTCGCAGCAGTTCAGCGTGAGCCCTGTCATCTTTTCATCGCAGTTATAAAAACTTCTCAACTGGTTCAACTGGTATCCGACCAAGGGTTGCAACGCGTGAGCGGTCTTCCCATAGCCACGCGCCCACCGAGTCTGCACGAACCACTCTATCGTGCCAAACCATACCGACGGCGGATCCGCTTTTCTAAGTTTCCGAAAATCACTGAGTCAACGAAGAGTCCGACGCATATGATCATGATCATGGCA
Coding sequences within it:
- a CDS encoding Undecaprenyl-phosphate N-acetylglucosaminyl 1-phosphate transferase; protein product: MSRAFVELLIGAVACLAGMVLGYRGWKRSQPTGSVRSSQVSYYAAAPLVGGFVAGLLVLIAALQTIVGTNDRFYSVTSALRVSLGVLVGVLLIFAGYYRYRPYSEVEDRGAAASSASSNRVCGLPHWLYRLILEVLAGLSAVAVGVQFSILSIGAGKEIALGGWSLILTLAWILLAMNVVKLLDGLEGAVVVLVLVAAVAVCYTTLGTGEHFLNALSACLIGASLAALRFNAYPARLSLRGPGTACAGYLFAVLTVLARQKTVAALLLIFPVFLILLILAGAMLSVLERTLFSANEDREG
- a CDS encoding Septum formation protein Maf, encoding MTSTPLLDSDGQDACKAAKSCATPNTPIVLASASPRRRELLEKIGLQFVVAPADVNEEALPYRTPRELAIKAAFAKACAIEPRFPRAILLAADTVVALDGKVYGKPVTPDDAARMLRELSGRRHSVITGVVVKESGKMAVLDAVETWVSFRELTETEIENYVASGEPMDKAGAYAIQGGASAFVTHIEGDYWNVVGLPVARLVELLGSFLDVRPFQQKLRELRTQVPVLGPQFQNPAEG